The following nucleotide sequence is from Candidatus Binatia bacterium.
TCGGGGTCGTGTGCCGTCAAGCGTCCAAAAAACGGTGCGCAAGGTGTCCGTCGGAGGGGCGTTCACGCCCATGAGTGCGAAAGAAGCGCTGAGAGAGATCTTTCCGGCGGCTGAAATCATCGAGGCCTACGGTCAATCCGAAGCGACGGATGGTGTGACTATGGCACGCCGATTCGAAGTGTTCGAGCACCGGGGCACTGTCGGCCGTCAAAACCCACACGTAGCGGTGCGCATCCGTAAAACGGACGGAAGTTGGGCTGCGGACGGAGAAGAAGGCGAAATTGTTGTCGCGGGCCCGACGGTGATGCAAGGCTATTGGCGCAACCCGCTCGGAACCAAAGAGGTGCTCCGTGACAGCTGGCTCCACACAGGAGACCTCGGCCGTCGTGACGAGCAAGGCTTTTTTTACGTCACCGGCAGGATCAAAAACCTCATCATCACCGGCGGGGAAAATGTGTCACCTGTGGAGGTCGAAGAAGTGTTGCGGCAGCACCCGGCAGTGGCCGAGGTGGCGGTGATCGGCACGCCGCACCCCAAATGGGGCGAGCAGGTTACGGCGATTGTCGTGCGGCAGGCCGGAAGGGAAGTCACCGAGCAAGAGATCATCGAGTTCGCAGGGCGCCAGTTGGCTTCATTCAAAAAACCGCGGCGGGTCGAGTTCGTTACCGAACTTCCGCGCAACGCCACAAGCAAGGTCGATTTGGCAGCCCTGAAAGCTCGCTTTGCTACCTCTGGAACTTCATCGCAATACGGATCACAGGAGGTGGAACGATGACGACGCAAGCAGGCCCCCTTCAAGGAATTCGCGTGATTGACTTTAGCCACCAAGCAGCCGGTCCATGGTGCACAACGTTACTCGGCGACATGGGGGCCGACGTCTGGAAGATCGAAAAACCGGGGCGAGGCGACAGCATTCGTTATGCACGCGGGGCAGACCCGCGCATCGGCAGTTTCAACTTTTGGGGGCTCAACCGAAACAAGCGCTCGGTTGCTGTGGACATCAAGCACCCCGAGGGTGCACGCCTAGCGCGAGAAATGGTGGCGCAAGCCGACGTCGTCGTCGAAAATTTTCGACCGGGCGTAATGGATCGCTTGGGTCTGGGGTACGAACAACTGCGCTCGGTGAACCCCCGGCTGATCTATGCCTCGATCACTGCATTCGGGGACCGCGGCCCGATGGCGCACCAGCCGGGGATGGATCTCATCTTACAAGCGACTGGCGGAATGATGGGGCTCACTGGATTCCCAGACGGACCACCGGCAAAAGCGGCCGGTCCCGTCGCCGACATTTCCTCGGGCATCTACTGCGCCTACGCCATCGCTTTGGCGTTATTTCATCGAGAGAAGACCGGCGTCGGCCAGCGGATCGACCTGACCATGCTGGACGCTGTGATTTCCTTACTGGCGGACATTTCCACAGCCTACCTCAACACCGGCTACGATTACCCGAAGTTCGGCAACGGCCATCCTGACCTGGTTCCGTATCAGGCGTTTGCAGCCAGCGATGGGTACTTCATTCTGGCTTGTTTGACCAACGCCTTCTTCAAGCGATTGTGTACCGCGTTAGGGCGGGAGGACCTGCTGGCGGACCCGCGTTTTGCCACGAACACGGCGCGCTGCGCGAACCGGGAGTTGGTCGTCTCCACACTGCAAGAGATTTTCCTCACGAACACTTGTGCTCACTGGATCGAGCTTTGCCAGCAGCACGACGTTCCGGCGTGCAAGGTGAATTCGCTGAAGGAACTCTTCGAGTTAGAGCAACTGAAGGTCTTGGGCTCGGTCGCCAACTGGGAGCACCCCAAGCTCGGGCCGTTCCGCACCATGAACGTGGTGTTCCGCATGAGCGAAACGCCGGGCTCCCTGCGGATTCCGCCCCCTCAACTCGGCGAACACACAGAGGAGTGCCTGCGTCTACTTGGAAAGTCGCCAGACGACATCGCTGCCCTCCGTGCCATGGGCGTGTGCGAATGATTCCGCCTCGGTAAAGACAACCGTGCGTGCACGAACCCTCTCGGCATTCGTTCGCGAGGCAGCCGCCCAGTTTGGGGCGCGGGAGATGCTCGCTTTCGCCCCGGAGAGTGCGGTAACCGCACGTTACTCGGGCACGGAGTTAGAGGAACAAATTCTAGCCACCGCGCGTTGGTTGGCCCGCCTCGGAGTCAGGAAAGGGACCCACGTTGGCCTTCTCTGGACGAATCGCCCAGAGTGGGTTTTCTACGCGTTTGGAGCGTGGACTCTAGGGGCGGTGGTCGTGCCGTTATCCACGTTGTGGAAAAGCCACGAGATTGCGTTCGCACTCCGGCACGCAGACGTCGAAGTGTTGTTGTCTATGACCGCCTTTCGAGGGCGGGATTTCGTTGACGAACTTTCGGCTTTGATTCCGGAAATCACGGCCCGCAGCGGAACGACGCCGCTATTCAATCTGGACTTCCCCAACCTAAGATGCGTGCGTTTCTTTGCGGCTCAAGACACACCAAAAGCTCCGACGGGTGATGGGCGGGACCCAGTCGACCTCGAGTATGTCGAGGCACTGGCCGAAACCGGGGAGCCCAGCGACCGGGCGGTGATCTTCTTCACCTCGGGCACGACCGCCCAACCGAAAGCAGTGGTCCACTGCCACGAGGCGCTGTTGGTTTCAGGGCGGCGTATTGCTGAAGCGGTTGGCATCTCAGAAGAAGATTCTTGGTGGGGGCACATGCCCTTGTTTTGGACCGGAGGCTTTGTTCTCGGTTTGCTCGCC
It contains:
- a CDS encoding CoA transferase, translated to MTTQAGPLQGIRVIDFSHQAAGPWCTTLLGDMGADVWKIEKPGRGDSIRYARGADPRIGSFNFWGLNRNKRSVAVDIKHPEGARLAREMVAQADVVVENFRPGVMDRLGLGYEQLRSVNPRLIYASITAFGDRGPMAHQPGMDLILQATGGMMGLTGFPDGPPAKAAGPVADISSGIYCAYAIALALFHREKTGVGQRIDLTMLDAVISLLADISTAYLNTGYDYPKFGNGHPDLVPYQAFAASDGYFILACLTNAFFKRLCTALGREDLLADPRFATNTARCANRELVVSTLQEIFLTNTCAHWIELCQQHDVPACKVNSLKELFELEQLKVLGSVANWEHPKLGPFRTMNVVFRMSETPGSLRIPPPQLGEHTEECLRLLGKSPDDIAALRAMGVCE